From Cucumis melo cultivar AY chromosome 3, USDA_Cmelo_AY_1.0, whole genome shotgun sequence:
agacattttaaatttaaagattatGAACACTTTAACCTCGTCGTattcccaaaaaaaaaattatttttaaaattgtgaAATAAGGTTAATCTTATGTTCAAAGTTTTTCAATGCATTGAACCCTTATGAGATGTAGATTGAAAGTATGATTAAGAAATTGCAGAATTATATCAAacaaagagaatgaaagaattacccaaaaatggaaaaaaaggtTGATTGGTTTGAAAgtaatgaaaatatatatatatatatatatatatatatatatatatatatatatatatatgtatgtatatgaaaaaagtcaaagtttataGAGATAGGTGATTCATGTCTTTGTTGGCCTTTTTAGTTTAAACTCTCAACTATTTCTTCATTTTAATGTTTCCATTTTGCTATTAAAATTGACTTTGGATCTCCCATTCCTTTTCCCACACACAAAGGTAAGTTTCACGTTTCTTGTCTTCTTTCATCGttactctttctttctttctttctttctttgtcgAGTGTGACCATAGAGTATAATAAATTTGCTCAAATAAACTATTTTGGGAAGACATTTCATATATGAATTTAAAtgataattataaaaatttaaacgaAGTTGGTTGCTATTTAATACTGTATTGGCTTACAATACTGTATTggctatatatattttttattctttagaaaaaagaagactttaatgattcataaaataaaagtaaaaatgcAATTAAAGGATAAGGTAATAATAGTAAAGGATCAACCCGACGGGCAAAAGCTAATCAAGTAGTCGGACCCGGTGCATGTGCACGTGCTCGAAGCGTCGTCGTATGCATAGCTGTACGCCGACGGACAGGCGTTCTTGAACATCTCTGAGTACTTCGTCGGAGGGCATGTCTGCGGCGTCGAGTGATCATTCGTGCAGCAAAATTCCGGCGTATTGAAGGCGGCGCATGCGCTCTTACAGGCCACCACCGAGCCTGAGTTGGTTACCTGCAACTCCGACGGGCAGATTCCATTTACGTCCGAGACGCAGCCGGCGTACTGGCAGTCGCCGGTGCCTCCGTTTGCCCGGACGCCCATACCCACATTGTAGCCGTCGACGAGGCTAATGTCGTAGAAATCCATATTGTTACTGCTTGAGCCGATAGTGAACTCCGCCAGCGTGACCGGGGGCATGCCGCCGCCGGTACATTTAAGCGTCCCGCCGCAGTCACCCGTCTGGCATTTCCCATTGCCAGAGCTATCGAAGTCGCAGCCAGTTCTTGCCCAGAACCTCCCGGACCAGCCCGGGGGAGCAGTCAATTGCATCGACGTACCGGGAGCTAGAGGGAATCCGCCGTCGCCAAGCACTGCTGCGCCATTGCCTGAGAGTGTTCCCGGCCATAGTGTATAGCTGCAATGATTCTGAAGGGTAAAAACAGTCGCAAAAGCCAAATTTCCTGCAGCATTACACAAGCCAATTGCCAAAAAGGAAAGCAAACGTCATCTAATTAACCAAAACCCATTACGAAAACAGCAAAAAGAAGCGATTTTGAAATAAACCCAGTCGATTAAAggtaaaaagaagaaaagagaacaTTAAACCACAAGGCGTTACCAAGAGACAACACAA
This genomic window contains:
- the LOC103487945 gene encoding pathogenesis-related thaumatin-like protein 3.5 isoform X2, which translates into the protein MASTSSFFLLLVVLSLGNLAFATVFTLQNHCSYTLWPGTLSGNGAAVLGDGGFPLAPGTSMQLTAPPGWSGRFWARTGCDFDSSGNGKCQTGDCGGTLKCTGGGMPPVTLAEFTIGSSSNNMDFYDISLVDGYNVGMGVRANGGTGDCQYAGCVSDVNGICPSELQVTNSGSVVACKSACAAFNTPEFCCTNDHSTPQTCPPTKYSEMFKNACPSAYSYAYDDASSTCTCTGSDYLISFCPSG
- the LOC103487945 gene encoding pathogenesis-related thaumatin-like protein 3.5 isoform X1, with protein sequence MPWPTLIASLCLQLGHGRMFGWKPILKSHQLLLLEGNLAFATVFTLQNHCSYTLWPGTLSGNGAAVLGDGGFPLAPGTSMQLTAPPGWSGRFWARTGCDFDSSGNGKCQTGDCGGTLKCTGGGMPPVTLAEFTIGSSSNNMDFYDISLVDGYNVGMGVRANGGTGDCQYAGCVSDVNGICPSELQVTNSGSVVACKSACAAFNTPEFCCTNDHSTPQTCPPTKYSEMFKNACPSAYSYAYDDASSTCTCTGSDYLISFCPSG